From one Trifolium pratense cultivar HEN17-A07 linkage group LG1, ARS_RC_1.1, whole genome shotgun sequence genomic stretch:
- the LOC123895689 gene encoding uncharacterized protein LOC123895689, producing the protein MNRAQNIFFFQKVNYLASRERNHHPPSPPWLGDEGRNNHPYPCVGLPEKAVEAETPGDQSWGKRKLYGHLPSPLLGCHDNIAGRNSSLWWRDIIGSGKSRSFSWFKSNIGCCVGNGNDIELWNFKWFGSQALCDLFPDLYVHEADKYAKVAERLDSSVTVPRWRWSWLAPLDENDEQRLLELEGLLSGFSFQSTALDHWRWIPDVNGIFSVKSSYASLLSSRQAETLDNKVLDAIQQLWRTDVQSKISFFGWSILRIVHTFSSRAILLMDYGTKFYLGFKTLPLGAAGIDHFMAFGELFNVKDKWRIRHLVWLATTWNLWKVRNNVIFNGGIMDESALLEEIKLTSWLWFSRRFGRKACIHFSSWCLDPLSCIHNS; encoded by the exons ATGAATCGCGCccaaaatatcttcttcttccaGAAGGTCAATTACCTAGCTTCGCGGGAAAGAAACCATCATCCTCCATCTCCTCCATGGCTTGGGGACGAAGGAAGGAATAACCACCCCTATCCTTGCGTTGGTTTGCCGGAGAAGGCGGTGGAGGCCGAAACTCCAGGAGATCAATCTTggggaaaaagaaaatt GTATGGTCACCTACCTTCTCCGCTATTGGGCTGTCATGATAATATAGCAGGTCGTAATTCATCCTTATGGTGGCGTGATATCATCGGTTCGGGGAAAAGCCGTAGTTTTAGTTGGTTTAAGTCCAACATCGGTTGTTGTGTTGGTAATGGTAATGATATAGAATTATGGAATTTCAAATGGTTTGGGTCTCAAGCATTGTGTGATTTGTTTCCTGATTTGTATGTTCATGAGGCGGACAAATATGCAAAGGTGGCTGAGCGTTTGGATAGCTCTGTTACGGTACCACGATGGAGATGGAGCTGGCTTGCTCCGTTGGATGAGAATGATGAGCAGCGGCTTTTGGAACTTGAAGGGCTGCTTTCTGGTTTTTCTTTTCAGTCGACCGCTCTAGATCATTGGCGTTGGATACCAGACGTTAACGGTATTTTTTCGGTGAAATCCAGCTATGCTAGTTTATTATCTTCAAGGCAGGCCGAAACTTTAGATAACAAGGTGTTAGATGCTATACAACAGTTATGGAGAACAGATGTACAAtctaaaattagtttttttgggTGGAG CATATTGAGGATAGTGCACACCTTTTCTTCTCGTGCCATTTTATTAATGGACTATGGAACAAAGTTTTATCTTGGTTTCAAAACTCTCCCTTTGGGAGCGGCAGGAATCGACCATTTTATGGCCTTTGGCGAGTTGTTCAATGTTAAAGATAAGTGGCGTATTCGTCATTTGGTTTGGTTGGCCACCACTTGGAATTTATGGAAAGTTCGAAACAACGTTATTTTCAATGGTGGCATTATGGATGAGTCGGCGCTTTTGGAAGAGATTAAACTTACTTCTTGGTTATGGTTCTCCCGTCGGTTTGGTCGTAAAGCTTGTATTCATTTTTCTAGTTGGTGTTTAGATCCGTTGTCGTGTATCCATAACTCTTAA